The Macaca nemestrina isolate mMacNem1 chromosome 1, mMacNem.hap1, whole genome shotgun sequence genome contains the following window.
TGGGGAAGAGACCTCTGTGGGACTCTAACCATGGGCCACTTCTAGTCCATTTGGGGCCTTTGTTCAAATCTGGAAAAGGGGCCCCTTCCTTCAGGTGCATGGAGCCCAGTGGCAGGGTGCATGGCCTAGCAAGCAGAGTGTGGGCTAAATGTTGGTCCCTGATTGTCCCCTCAGCTTTGTTCCCTGTGCCGGGCACATTTATACAACTGTACTTGGTGCCTCTGCTTTACTCTGAAGTCAACCAGGGAACTCACTCTTTGGAGACTGAGAGAATGACAGGCAGAGCtacagctgggaggcagaggcaggaccTGGCTATGGGCCTCACCTGACTTAGCAAATCCTTTCTGATTTAGACCTATCAGGCAACAAAACCAGAAGCTGCAAGGCTCCCAAAGTTGTTGGTGAGACTGACCACTCCAGGTGAGTCATAGTCTTGGCAGATGAATGGGCTTGGGGCGGTGGGGTGGAGGTAGGGGCTGGCGTGACAACAGTATGATATGACAGTTGATTTGTACCAGTAACTTTTCTGCTGCACGTTATTTCTCCACCTTAACTGTGTATCCTTAATGTGAGTATTTGgtttctttccaaaaaaaataTAGTTTAGGACTCTTGGTTGCAAGCAGCAAAAATGTCCTCTAGCTGGTTTAATTAAAAGGGGACATTTATCATAAGGAGAGAGAGGTGCAGGAGCAGGGTTGTGGTCACGCTTGGAAATTGTCAGATGCATCATCACGAATTTACCTCAGTCTCTAATCTGCCTCGAATCTGtgtgtttccttccttctgtctctgtATTGCCCttgtatatttctcttttttcccctaacAGTCATCCATTTGTGGTTCCTGAGTTTATTTCTCCCCCATTCAAGAAACTGGCAAGTCTGAGACTGGATTCTCCTATTCCCAATCCACAGTTAATTTCTGAGGAAGGGGTTCATTGGCCCAGCTTAGTCAGATGCTCAGCAGGTCCCATTGAGTGTGGTCCAAAGGACAGGGTCACTCTAAAGGAATACAGTTGCCAGAAGCTACTGTAACTGGgttgggtgggggcaggggtgcaAATCCCAGAAAAAGGGATCTAGAGCTAAGAACCAATAGGCAGTTTCTTCCAGGGAACATGAAATCTGCTGTGGTTCCTTCTAGGACGTCCATTCTCATCATTTGCATACTGATCACGGGTTTGGGAATCATCTCTATAATCAGTCATTTGACCAAAAGGAGGAGAAGTCAAAGGAATAGAAGGGGTAAGTAGTTGttgttgggggagggggtgggcaagaattagagaaaatgaaagaggtCAAGGAGCAGCTTtcaaatgagtgaatgagagCTCTTCATATTGTCTGGTCACCTAGAGACCAATGTAGCCAGCCATGGGCTGGGGTAGATATCTGCTGGATGGTGACGAGGCATCATGAGAAGTGACAGAGGGAGCATTGCAGCTTTCTTAAGTGGATACACGTGTAGATCAGGAAGGAAGGAGATCCTGAGACAACTACCTCACAGGTTCCCATCTGCAGAGCCACCTACCTCCCCAGCACACACACTTTGGGCTCCTGGCACAGGAATGAGCTTCTGGGACCCATGGGTAAGCAGGTATAGAAGAGTCTCCTTTTTCATATACACAGGgtgttgccctgttgcccaggctggagtgcagaagtgtgatcatagctcactgcagcctcatgcTCCTGGCCCCAAGTCATCCTttcacctcaacctctcaaatagctgggcccacaggtgcctgccaccatgtctggccaattttaactttttttttttttttttttttttgagacattgtcaagctctgttgcccaggctggagtacagcctGATCTcagcttgatctcagctcactacgaccttcacctcccaggttcaagtgattctcctgcctcaagcctgaTCTTTAGCTTGCCCGGTTCCTAAATAGAGAAGGGACTGTGTGCCCACCTTTCCCTGTGGGGCAGCACCAGAGACATGACTGGTCAGTAAGACAAGGCTGGTCTTACCGTTTAGAGAATCCTCCAGACCAACAGGTGGCAAATATGCCAACCTCTGAAGTGTACACAGAGCAGAAAGAACATTGCACAGTTGCCACTGTTTGGCTAAtagtagttttacatttttctttttattctcagaAACCACAGGAACACCTTAGGCAATGAAGAGTCTGTAGGCATAATTATAAAACAGACTGCAACCACCCGTGGGTATGGAAATgtagaagaaaaacatttcagaaaaaaagagaaaaacactcCTAGTAACCCTTGCCAGTGACACACCAGGATCCATAGCCAGAAGAATCTGAAATGCAAAGCAAATGCTGCAAGGCCTCATACTTCCCCTGTGATATTTTGTTCCTGTGGTCAGAATAGGAGCCCTAAAGAAAGGAAAGTAGCGGCTCCCATAGCATTCTTGACCTTTGGTCCTCTAGCAGCCTTGGGAACTGCGAAGGTGGGGCATGTGGACAAGACAATGCCTTTCTCAGGTCTGCCCAAGACCATTCCCTTTGGGACACAGTTGTAGTCTAGGTTTTTGCTAAAACCATTATCACTTTTTTAAGGTGTGACCTTGGGCGACTTTATACTTTTCTGggtctgttttcttttctagaaatTGAGGGTCTCATTCTCATACCccccaatatttttatttattagttcaaCAAAAAATGACCATGCTAGCTAGATGCTGGGGATACAAAGATGGGCAGAACAAATACTATTTGTGTCCATGGAACTTGTAGAGGGGGAGGAAGACAAACTATCACACATCAACACCCAAAGGTAACATTGCCACCTGGAGTCAGTGCTCTAAAGGAAAGGCACATGATACTATGAAAGATGAGGCCGTAGAACTCGATGCTATTCCTTTTTAGCAAGAAGTTGTACAGCCTGTTGTAGCCATGGCCTGCTTCCTCAAACTCAGGCAGTTGAAATGTGGCTGCCTGAACCAAGGCTCTTAGCTTTGACATTCTTGGGTTCTGAAGAAGTTCAGTTGTGTTCACATCACCAAAACTTGGTGAGAGGTGATTGCAATCTCTGTGTACCAAGCCTTCCTATTGACTTTCCTAGTGATGAGCTTTGCAGTAATGATATCTGATCTCGGCCCTGAAAATAAACTTGTGTCTAGTCCCCATAAAAGCCCCATGATAGAGTCTGGAACTTTTGCTGCAGAAACACTCTTCAGGGGTAGGCAATAGATCTCAACTCCATTTTCCCTTCCTATTCCCCAACAAAGTAGGCAACTCTTTGAAGCCCTTCTCACGTGTCCTGACTCCAAAGGAAATGGCTCCTACTGAACAGATGTGACTGAAGATTTCTTTTATTTAGTTCATAAATAAAGTGATGCTACAACAGAATAATCACCATGACAAATGGCCCACACCTCAGAGACTGATTCCGATCTCCCAGGAATTCTGAAGGACCCTCTATCCTTGCCAACAATCATTTGCAGCCAGGTAACAACGGCGGTAGTCAGAGGAGCTATGATGGACCAAACCCGAGCAAGGCTGCACTCAAATAACATCTCAAGATTTTAGTTCTCATGCATTCCATCAGTCAGAGGTGAAGAAGAGGTGGAGAATCTGGATCGGGGGCCAGGAAATCACTTGTATTTTTTTAGCCAATAAATTCCTAGCCAGTGTTGAATGAACTGCAAGGTATGAGTTACTTCTTCTAGGGTATCACTGTAAAAGTATTTCTGGAAACGTTTCTTTCAAAGAATAATATTCTAACTCATTTCTGAATTGGTATCAAATGCTGCCCAACCCAAAGAAAGGGAGATAGactaaatcagtggttctcagcttCTCTTGGTGAAAAGGCCATTCTTCTCATCCTTTATGGGAAACTGCCACCTGACTAAAGGGATGCTGCTTTTGATCAATGAGAAACCAAGGTGTGATAGCTTAAGTGAAATAGTCATTCAAATCgggaaaaacaaatcaagaacAAGACATCAGCAGCCAGGGGTGCGAATGAGGTTATATTGCCATTCATGCCAGAATCACCAACACTCTTAGCTCCCACCCGCATATCCATAACCTCTCTCCCCATATAGGGCCTCTCCTGCTATTTCTGGGAGTTTCCAGGGCCTCCCCATCACTGTCTGTGCTGCCGTCATCACAAGCCTGCTTTTCACCTTGCCGTGATCTCTTCTAATGGGCATGCTGGCCAGCCTCAGTCCTCAGGGTACTCAAGTGGCCTTCTGGTCTGAGCTGAGTTGGAACAGAGAGGTTGTTTGTTGATATGATTCTGCACATGCCCTGCGTGTTTAGATCCAGACTCCCACAAAATCTTTCATGAACACACTTCCTTCAGCTTCCACCCTAACTCCTCTCCCCAAGGGTAGGGAATTCACAGCTACTCAACATCCTGATGGGAAGAGATGAGGGTGTGGATACCCCACCTCTGTGTTTCTGAACAACCCACGTTCCTGCCAGAGGCTCAGATCAAACAACATCAAAAGTGCTCTCTTTTCCCTTAGCCACAAAACAGCCCCAATTCTTCCCCTATGGCCCTGTATTGATTTTAAACAAACGGGGTCATTAACCCATCAGTTCTGCAAATAGCAATCCAGTTTGGGTTTGGTTAGGACATTCCATTCTACAAGGCAAGATAGCAGACATAGATCTTCCACAGCAGATGAAGACATCTATAGATGTCTTGGAAGATTTACACTCACGATGTCTGGAAAACTATTTTCCTATAGATTTGTTCTGATTCCATGATCCAGGATTCAAGAGCCTGCTCTTACCTAGCAAAGATCTTTGAATCTGGGGTCAATCATTTAATTACTCATTTTATCCTCCATCAAGGCTGGCTGCATAGTGTGAAGACAAAAAAACAAGACTCTGTTTAGGGCTATACCgttttaaaaaaaatgggcaGCTTCAAGAAAACAGGAAAGGGCAATTAATTTGATATTTCTTATACAAGTAGATGCCATGTGATAGTGCTTACTCTACTCTTGCCGTTATGTTTAAAAGGTGCTGGCCCTGAACTGGAAAGCTGATATGGCCTCTAGCTTCAGGGATGGCAGGATTGTTTCATGTCAGCCCCGAGTTTGGAAACAGTTGAAAGCTCAAGAGGCCTCCCTGTGTGCACTTCCTAAGATCAGCGAACGGGAGAAGACCGTTCCTGGGTCTCTGCTGCCCTCGTGGGGCTGGCTGCCCTAGTGGTGCTGTGGCCGCCTCACTGAACTATCGCCCTTAAACCCGTCTGTCTTCTAGACCTGTTCATTCCCACAGACAGactacttcttttttaaattaaactctCTTCCACTGGCTTCTCCCTCAAAATCCAGCTTCCAGCAGCAGCTGCTCTCTCTCAGAAAGAACATGCTCTCTGGATCACATCACTTGACTCTTTGCCTTTCTCGTCTCCTTGCCACCGCAAGTGCTGTGGGGCAGCTTGGTGTGGAGGCCAGATGCAAAGAATTTGAAGCCAGAGGACTTGATTTCAATTTTTGTCCTGCCATTTATTTTTAGCCAGGTGTcattgaataaattatttcatctcCTTGGACCTCAATTTTCTTAACTTGATTTtgcaagttattattattattattattattattattattattattaagacagagtctcattctgccacccaggctggagtacagtggtgtaatcttggctcactgtagcctcaacctcctgggctcaagtaatcctcccacctcaccaccCCAAGCTGCTGGgcccacaggcgtgcaccaccatgcctggctgattattttattttttgtaaagatggggtctccctatattgcccagactagtctcaaattttggggctcaagcaatctttctgccttggcctcccaaaaggctagaattacaggcaagagccaccacacctggaccacaaaatattatttaatgtatttttgaaagTTCTGTGGTGGGTGCTTCTCTCCCACTCCTGCTTCCTTTGGTGTAGACTGAGTTCCATTAAGGAAACACTCCTCGGTGACCACCTATGGGAGGTAGAGGGGGCTGTCTGACATGGGAGACTGGGAATAGGAACTGGGCATAcatactttctctcttcctcttcctcttttactCTTTTGGGTACAGCTTTGAAAGAGCATGTGATCTCTTCTGCAGCTCCTTAGGGGCAGGCTGAACAACTGCATTGCTTGTTGGGAGGGGTGGGCTTGCTCTGGTGCAGCTTATAACTCAGTTGTGGGGTTCAGTGTTCTGAACTCCTTTGCAGCTGTAGTATAAGCTCTATTCTCCAATGTTGACCATGTTCATAATAAAGACGATACTTTGGTTTCTGTCTGCTGAGTCCtcttatttatatctatatatttagaGATCCTCAGTCCCACAGGTAGCAATTTCCTCTCCCCAGAGGCCATCACCAAGACGGTCCATTGTGTTTTCTTCCAGAGATATACTaaatatatagatacacatatactGTACTACACGTGAGTAGAGCATATTCATAATTCTGTTCAACAGTTTGCAGTATACTATAGGTATCTGTTTTTATTAGAACATACAGAgctgcctcattctttttaatggctacattgCACTGAATGAACCAGTCCCCTCTCCGTGTACAGTGAAGATTTTCTCAATCTTTTGCTGTTTCAGAGAATCGAGCATGATGGATAAACGTGCAAACTCTGGAGCCAGCCTACCGAGGGTTGAGTTCCAGAGCCACTACTTAGCAGCaatgtgaacttgggcaagttacttaacctctctgtgcctccatttctttatctaCAATTTGTAATAATTGTAACCTCACAGTGTTCTGTGAGGATTCCATGAATACATGCCACTCACTTAGATTTGTACTAAAAGTGTAATAAGCCTCAGTGAGTTCTAGCCAATTTGATTACTGTTGCAATTCAAGTTATGTAGGcaattttccatgtatttgagtAGGATAAATCCTTAGAAATAGGATTATttataaattcttagaaaataatttagaatgtTGTTGGCTTTTGCCAAATGATCTTCTGTGGTAGCTGTACCAATGTGCtctcccaccagtagtgtatgtATGTCTTGGTTCCCCCTAGTCTTGCCCAGTCTATTAGCAAACTTTTTGAATTTTGCCAGTCTTactgatggaaaaaaaattatctaattgTAGTTGTAATCATTATTTACCCTATTATGAGGGAAGtcaagtatcttttcatatatttgagCCATTTATATATTCTCTCCTACAAATTGCCCACCCCTATCCCTTGTCCTTTCTATtgagttgttcatttttttcccctgttgATTTACAAATGATCTTTCTATGTCTATAAGATGCTTTGAAAGTGTTTTCTAAGCTTGTCATTTGCCTTTTCACGTTTTAATGGTACTTTGGactttttaattgtactttagaAGTCAAGTTAATCTTTTCTGGTTTCTGAGCTTTGTGACATACATTCAAAGGGCAtgctctacaaaaatatttttaaaaattctcccatattttcttctagtgcttttatgatttttttacaGTTAAATTTTTTGACATGTCTGGGATTTATTTTCATATGAGAAGTGAACTATGGATcctactttattttcatttacttggtTGTCTAGTTATCTTAATACCACTTATAGAATAAACCAATTTCTCCCAAATGATTTCATATGCCATCTTCATCATACTCTaaatttacttatgtattttgatgtatttctgGTCTTTAAATTCTATtcaattgatttatttattcatgtaccATTAACATATTGCTTTAATTAGTGATGCTTAATAAAACAGGTAGTTTTAGTTAGCTGCAAGGGCTAGCCTTcccatataacttttattatttatttttatacatttttctggATTTGCTGTCTTGTTTATGGTTTACGTAGGAAATTCAGAGTAAGCCTGCCCATTGAAAAATAATCTTattgatgttttgttgttgttcaccTTTGGGATTCACCTGATGatatttttaatgggatttttatATGTGATTATTCATTGGGTTTTTGGGGGAATTAATGTTCAGATTAATCTTTATCTTTGGTTCTCATATAATATTGTTATGCATATCTCTTATGCTATAGGATGGAGGTAGAAATCTCCATTTGCATAGTGCTTTATACACTAGGGACCTTGTGTttgtgtagagctctggcatgTGTAGAATGCTTATGTATAagatatttcatttaatcctcatactAAACATTAGTGGTAAGTGTTATGTCTGTTTTCAAGATGAAAGACTTGAGCCTTGAAAAGTTTAACAAGTTTGCCTAAATGAATGCCACTAGTTGGTGGCATAGTTTGGTACCTGCACCCCAGTCAAATCTGAGCTTGTTTCCAAGTGCCATCACTTTTGGTGGTGTTTTTGGCTGTGAATGAGCTCTGCACTTTTAGTCTTGACCTCTGGAGAAGGTGGCAGgaacagacaaataaataataaagacagaGGCAGCACTGTGGGGGGTTTGACTTTATTTGAAATTCTTGGTAGACTGTTCATTTGGTTGACTCCTCCCAAGTTGATTCATGATGCTGGGTGAATATTCTGTGCACTGACCTCCGTACCACACACTTTGGAAGGGTCCAAGGAAGGCAGTCTATGCCCCCAAGGGGCTCACAGGCTGTCAGTTCAAGTGGGAGGGCCTTCAATCTTTGCTCTGGCCAGGAAAAGACTGACCATTGGTCTCCAAAGCTGCTGGATAGCATTGCCAGATCACACCTAAACAACTCCGACTGCAGTTTCACACAGGTGGTGATCCAAAATTTGTAATAAAGGGAAAGTGATATGTGAAGATGGGGCCGAGATGAGAGGAAATGGATTCAAGCCTCGTTGGAAAAGCCAGGTTAGTTTGTCACTTTAATTTGAGCATAGACAATGGGGTCAAAGTCTGCAGAACGGTTCTCAGCCAAGTGATTGCTCTTATCTTCTGAGAGTTTGAAAGTCATGCTGGCATAGGTAAGTGATTCTCCTGGGATGGATGAAAGCTgcagagggagaaaaaggaggaaggagtgaGTTCAGTTTAGAGCAAAAAGGTTGCTCTTTAGAAGCAACCTGAGCACTTTGGTCAAAGAATCACTTGCCCAGTGTCTGGAAATCAATCTCACCATTCTAGTAGATAATTCAGAGTATAGAGGGGAATTCCAATGATGGTAGCCCTTCAGTGTCGCCAAAACAGTGTGGTCATCTTACCTTGGCCGGAGGAGCTGAGTGAGGATCCGGGACCCGGGGCTTGGAGTGACCTGCCATGGTGCCAGAAAGAAGAGGGACCCATCTCAGCAATGGGCCTGGGGAAATGGGAAACCTCTCCCTCCGATCTTGGgtgaagggtggggtggggagggggtgttggcaggtgggtgggggcagggcagaagaaaaatgaagggaTTTGAGTCTTCAGTCTGCAGACAGGGTGGGCTAAGCAGGTTTTATCACACTGCACCCTCCCCTACCTCCTCCCGTTACTCACTCATAGCTAATTCTAGTATCAATGGCAGACAGAGAAGGGCTGTCCTATCCCTTGGAGACCACTTACATTTTCTGCAGCTCTTTATGATGAGGAAGATAAAGGCTATCAGCAGCAGTGTCAGTAGAACCCCAGCAAAAAAGGCAAGGATTAAATAGTTTTTGCTGTTTTGGCAGAGAAAGGCAGAGGATGAACTGTTGGGATTTTGAAGGTCTTTCCTAAAGAGTGAAACTTTTCCTGCCTATGGATGGACTCCTGAAATTGTTTACACACTGACTAATGAATTTTCACCCAGTGGTTTTCAGCTTTTGCTTTTGAGTTTCACATCCATTTGAGGCCTCAGAGAAAGCTGTGGCCTcttcttctccccctccctcaACCCACACAATGTTCATAATTCCCCACCCAGCAAATTTTACCTATAAGCTTAGGGGATCCATCGATCTCTTGAAGCTTAGGGGATGCCAAATTAAGAGCCATACTCCTGAGATCACaaactgattttttcttttactgtttctaGTCCTTTCTCCCCAGTCTCCCTGCCCAAGTCCCTAAGCCAAGGATGTCAACATAACATCAAATCCTATGTGGTACAAGATGAAACAGATGGGAGAATGCTCATTTACTTGTGGTGGTTAGAGAGACACGGTGCAGGGCTAGTTGTTGGGGCTGCTGTGGAGAAAGGGCCGTGTTTTTctacaagaaaacataaaaggaatTAGTGTATTAGTGTATCTGTCACTTTTCATGATATTCTTCCAGCTTAAATGTCCCCACGTGCCCCATTCTACCCAATCAGCCAGTGGAAATTAAGGATGGGCCTGCAACTCTTGCAAAAATGTGAGAATGTTGTTTTTTAGATTCCAAgtacttttaaatgaaaattagaacTGGAACTTAAAAATCAGCTACATAAATGAAATACAAGCCTAGTGTccctttgattaaaaaaaaaaaaaatctcatgtgtTGCCCTCCTCAAAGAGTTTAATAGGAACCCCTGAAGAGATGTGCTCCTTCTGACCTA
Protein-coding sequences here:
- the C1H1orf162 gene encoding transmembrane protein C1orf162 homolog yields the protein MGGISSTSKPYTEKHGPFSTAAPTTSPAPCLSNHHNKNYLILAFFAGVLLTLLLIAFIFLIIKSCRKCHSKPRVPDPHSAPPAKLSSIPGESLTYASMTFKLSEDKSNHLAENRSADFDPIVYAQIKVTN